The region CTTGATCCAGAGGGGCTGAATGGTCATGTCGAGAAGCTTTTCGGTAATCGTTTCGATAAGCCGGTTTTTCGTGGCGCGGGCGATGGCCAGATGGTACTCCTTCCCGTAGCGGAGGTACTCCTCCAGATCGCCGCGGCGTCCCCGTTCGCACTTTTCTTCCCATGCCTTTTGAATCGCGAGCAAATCGGCATCCGTCGCAACCTTAATGGTAAGTTGCACCGCGCCGATCTCCAGCGCCT is a window of Syntrophobacterales bacterium DNA encoding:
- a CDS encoding FCD domain-containing protein, whose protein sequence is ALEIGAVQLTIKVATDADLLAIQKAWEEKCERGRRGDLEEYLRYGKEYHLAIARATKNRLIETITEKLLDMTIQPLWIKMRRDYFLKDPSRIELMLDIHDRILKAIVARDAEGAARELEIHYDIQIEQIYNQNDESSHEQTVKPVLLEENKGGDRGNIR